A section of the Planctomycetia bacterium genome encodes:
- a CDS encoding IS1595 family transposase → MDTNAAHLTRLSEEEARAMIEAVRWPQGPGCVHCGSVNVVKLGGAAGVKGLIKCRDCRQKFTVRVGTIFEDSPIPLRDWVYAFARMCASKKGISAHQLHREIGVTYKTAWFMCHRIRLAMRDDGTFQLTGTVEVDEAYCGGKPRKLTGPHKRGRGTSKQPIQTLVERGGRKRTRVICDVTASTLKATIREHVHQSAAIMTDENSSYKGIGGEYAGGHGVVTHAVHQYVGPNGESTNTAESSFALIKRGLYGTFHHVSKKHLQRYCDEFDFRWDHRKINDMARTMEAIKQIEGKRLLYRQPG, encoded by the coding sequence ATGGATACGAACGCCGCACATCTCACCCGCCTTTCCGAAGAAGAAGCCCGCGCCATGATTGAGGCTGTCCGCTGGCCGCAAGGCCCCGGCTGCGTCCACTGCGGCAGCGTCAACGTCGTGAAGCTTGGCGGTGCTGCTGGCGTTAAGGGCTTGATCAAGTGCCGTGATTGCCGCCAGAAGTTCACCGTTCGCGTCGGCACGATTTTCGAGGACAGCCCGATTCCGCTGCGCGATTGGGTCTACGCCTTCGCTCGCATGTGTGCCAGCAAGAAGGGCATCAGCGCCCACCAACTTCACCGCGAAATCGGCGTGACGTATAAGACAGCGTGGTTCATGTGCCACCGCATTCGCCTTGCGATGCGTGACGACGGCACCTTTCAGTTGACCGGCACCGTCGAGGTCGATGAGGCTTACTGCGGAGGCAAGCCCCGCAAGTTGACCGGCCCGCACAAGCGCGGTCGCGGCACGAGCAAGCAGCCGATCCAGACCCTTGTCGAGCGCGGCGGCCGCAAGCGCACTCGCGTTATCTGCGACGTGACCGCTTCAACTCTCAAGGCCACGATCCGCGAGCACGTCCACCAATCAGCCGCGATCATGACCGACGAAAACTCCAGCTATAAGGGCATCGGTGGCGAGTACGCTGGCGGTCACGGCGTCGTCACCCACGCTGTTCATCAGTACGTCGGGCCGAACGGCGAGAGCACGAACACGGCAGAGAGCAGCTTCGCCCTGATCAAGCGTGGGTTGTACGGGACCTTTCATCATGTCAGCAAGAAGCATCTTCAGCGCTACTGCGATGAGTTCGATTTCCGGTGGGATCATCGCAAAATCAACGACATGGCACGCACTATGGAAGCGATTAAGCAGATTGAAGGCAAACGGCTGCTTTATCGTCAGCCCGGCTGA
- a CDS encoding YdjY domain-containing protein: MPSSIDQRAFIFVAVAVLLSLAPAGVLAEDAPKGPQREAPEAQLPGITIDRKNKTVDVEGKIILPLQADWLELLACMPKSREHESIISLAAKPSHIHGALLLIGLTPGKPLRAERVNEEWKYHAPHGPKVAVTVRYEKDGKTVEVGAHEWILDQKTKKPLADNIWLFTGSREHKLADGASVYVADIEGNILSLVNFGDEVLSRVTDKRGGQEGGGGNDAWGANSKVIPATGTKIVLRLTAVKEEEKKQEQK, from the coding sequence GGTGCTGTTGTCGCTCGCGCCGGCAGGTGTGCTTGCGGAAGATGCGCCCAAGGGGCCGCAGCGCGAGGCGCCCGAGGCGCAGCTGCCGGGCATCACCATCGATCGCAAGAACAAGACCGTCGATGTGGAAGGCAAGATCATCCTGCCGCTCCAGGCGGATTGGCTGGAGCTCTTGGCGTGCATGCCCAAGTCGCGGGAGCACGAGTCGATCATCAGCCTGGCGGCGAAGCCGAGCCACATTCATGGCGCGCTGCTGCTGATCGGTTTGACACCGGGCAAGCCGCTGCGGGCCGAGCGGGTGAACGAGGAATGGAAGTATCACGCGCCGCACGGGCCGAAGGTCGCGGTGACGGTGCGGTACGAGAAGGACGGGAAGACGGTGGAGGTCGGGGCCCACGAATGGATCCTCGATCAGAAGACGAAGAAGCCGCTGGCGGACAACATCTGGCTGTTCACCGGGTCGCGCGAGCACAAGCTGGCGGACGGGGCCTCGGTTTACGTGGCGGACATCGAAGGGAACATTCTGTCGCTGGTGAACTTCGGGGATGAGGTGCTGTCGCGGGTGACCGACAAGCGCGGCGGGCAGGAGGGCGGCGGCGGCAACGACGCGTGGGGCGCGAACTCGAAAGTGATCCCGGCGACGGGCACCAAGATCGTGCTGCGGCTAACGGCGGTGAAGGAAGAAGAGAAGAAGCAGGAGCAGAAGTGA